A window of the Pseudoalteromonas sp. A25 genome harbors these coding sequences:
- a CDS encoding prohibitin family protein, producing the protein MNIIIPPDIGLLVLGALCLVIIISNIVMRILKRHYPKLRKRIISWRFRAGVTLLIVMFLVVALVPVVFIKVDSGEVGVLWKRLGGGTYLDKPFTEGTVLVMPWDKLTIYSSRFQTADREIHAITNQGLRITLDVTVRYRPVVDHIPFLHQLVGKDYMNEMVIPEVSSAVRVIVSNYTAEEVYGSQRMDVQEQLLGKVLNELKLQEQTILKGIAEDMKGHALVNLDDVLIRSVNVPEKVHNAIIAKVNQHYLQQEYDMRLEVAEKEALRKETEAKGIAAFQKTVSGGISETYLRWRGIEATIELAKSNNAKVVVIGGGKDGLPLILNTDNSLGPSLPAVSHAKDAKEATEKTNKETKKEPVYRSPTASAHIPLEEVAQP; encoded by the coding sequence AGTTTTAGGTGCATTATGTTTGGTGATAATTATCTCCAATATCGTGATGCGAATATTAAAGCGCCATTATCCAAAGTTACGTAAACGTATTATCTCATGGCGCTTTAGAGCGGGCGTGACACTCTTAATTGTTATGTTTTTGGTTGTGGCATTGGTGCCAGTTGTTTTTATCAAAGTAGATTCTGGTGAGGTGGGGGTGCTTTGGAAGAGATTAGGTGGCGGTACCTACCTTGATAAACCATTTACCGAAGGTACCGTGTTGGTTATGCCATGGGATAAGCTCACAATTTACTCTAGCCGTTTCCAAACAGCTGATAGAGAAATACATGCTATTACAAATCAAGGTTTACGCATAACGCTCGATGTCACAGTTCGTTATCGCCCGGTTGTTGATCATATCCCGTTTTTACATCAACTGGTGGGCAAAGATTATATGAATGAAATGGTAATTCCTGAGGTCAGCTCAGCGGTGAGAGTTATTGTGTCTAATTACACAGCTGAGGAGGTATATGGTTCACAAAGAATGGATGTACAGGAGCAATTATTGGGAAAAGTTTTAAATGAGCTTAAACTCCAAGAGCAAACGATTCTCAAGGGAATAGCCGAAGACATGAAAGGCCACGCATTAGTTAACCTTGATGACGTATTAATTCGCAGTGTGAATGTACCAGAAAAAGTACATAACGCCATCATTGCCAAAGTAAATCAGCATTATCTGCAGCAGGAATACGATATGCGTTTAGAGGTTGCAGAAAAAGAGGCTTTGCGTAAAGAAACTGAAGCTAAAGGCATTGCGGCCTTTCAAAAAACAGTTAGCGGTGGCATTTCTGAAACCTATTTGAGATGGCGCGGTATTGAAGCGACAATAGAGCTCGCCAAGTCAAATAACGCCAAGGTAGTAGTGATAGGGGGCGGCAAAGATGGGCTGCCGTTAATTTTGAATACTGATAATAGTCTTGGTCCGTCTTTGCCTGCTGTGTCACACGCAAAAGATGCTAAAGAAGCAACAGAAAAGACAAATAAGGAAACTAAGAAAGAACCAGTATATCGTAGCCCAACAGCAAGTGCACACATCCCACTTGAAGAGGTCGCGCAACCATAG
- a CDS encoding YkgJ family cysteine cluster protein: MECRLHCGACCIAPSISSSFPNHPEGKPAGERCKNLTDDNLCKLFGKPERPKVCHDFKATPWVCGNNSSEAITILNELETLTG; the protein is encoded by the coding sequence GTGGAGTGTCGTCTTCATTGTGGTGCTTGCTGCATCGCACCAAGTATCAGTTCTAGCTTTCCCAACCACCCAGAAGGCAAACCAGCAGGTGAGCGTTGTAAAAACCTCACAGATGACAACTTGTGCAAATTATTTGGTAAACCAGAACGCCCCAAAGTGTGCCACGACTTTAAAGCCACACCGTGGGTATGTGGGAATAATTCATCTGAAGCGATCACCATCCTAAATGAGCTAGAAACGCTTACAGGATGA
- a CDS encoding LysE family translocator codes for MIDFSILPIFFTAIFFLAISPGPDLVLISTYSSTKGFQAGFMVAIGVFFAGILQTLLVALGLGQLMQSMPIFAYAIKIFGALYLSYLGIKMLGSWYRNNQQTSSTQSSSENLTSLSLINKGFLNNLLNPKALLFFSLFLPQFITGTGSLSVQILVLGVLLSSFVLLVNCAFSVAFSQFGKLVSKKFNLGRHIDGLLGFIFLGLATRLATSK; via the coding sequence ATGATAGATTTTTCAATTTTACCTATATTTTTCACTGCAATTTTCTTTCTGGCCATATCACCTGGCCCAGATTTAGTTCTTATTTCTACTTACTCTTCGACGAAGGGCTTTCAAGCGGGATTCATGGTGGCTATTGGTGTCTTTTTCGCCGGTATTCTACAAACTTTACTCGTGGCTTTAGGCTTAGGGCAATTGATGCAATCAATGCCTATCTTTGCGTATGCTATAAAAATTTTTGGTGCCTTATATTTGAGTTACTTGGGTATAAAAATGTTAGGCAGTTGGTACCGCAATAATCAACAAACCTCCAGCACTCAATCTAGTAGTGAAAATTTAACCAGCTTAAGCTTGATAAATAAGGGGTTCTTAAATAACCTGCTTAACCCAAAGGCTTTATTATTTTTTAGTCTGTTTTTACCTCAATTTATAACGGGAACAGGCTCACTTTCAGTCCAAATTTTAGTACTTGGTGTTTTGCTTAGTAGTTTTGTTTTATTAGTAAACTGTGCATTTTCAGTAGCATTTAGCCAATTTGGTAAATTAGTTAGTAAAAAGTTTAACTTAGGCCGCCACATAGATGGGCTATTAGGCTTTATCTTTTTAGGTTTAGCAACTCGCTTAGCTACCAGTAAATAA
- a CDS encoding DUF4136 domain-containing protein yields the protein MFKHIVLTSLLLLISACSSSPDWDYDKSVEFGNYKTFAWAPDAKLQASASDYQINELMEKRVRAAIAQTLSSQGITLVEQANADMLINYHASVESKIEADTLNTSYGVRWNYWGWGVQTHTTTREYDVGTLVIDVIDNTSKQLVWRGAKEGRLRNKQTPEQREASINKTVADILQNFPPKVQH from the coding sequence ATGTTCAAACATATTGTATTAACATCACTATTGCTGCTAATCAGTGCCTGCTCATCATCGCCTGATTGGGATTATGATAAGTCGGTTGAATTTGGTAATTATAAAACCTTTGCTTGGGCGCCAGATGCAAAACTTCAAGCCAGCGCAAGTGACTATCAAATCAATGAGTTGATGGAAAAACGTGTTCGGGCAGCCATTGCACAAACATTGTCAAGCCAAGGTATTACATTGGTTGAGCAAGCAAATGCCGACATGCTAATTAACTATCATGCGTCGGTTGAGAGTAAAATTGAAGCCGACACACTCAATACCAGCTATGGCGTACGCTGGAACTACTGGGGTTGGGGTGTGCAAACCCATACCACAACCAGAGAGTATGATGTTGGTACACTAGTGATTGATGTGATTGACAATACATCTAAACAATTAGTGTGGCGCGGAGCGAAAGAAGGTCGGTTGCGCAACAAGCAAACACCTGAGCAAAGAGAAGCATCTATCAACAAAACCGTTGCTGACATATTGCAAAACTTCCCACCAAAAGTGCAGCACTAA